The following proteins come from a genomic window of Nostoc sp. ATCC 53789:
- a CDS encoding response regulator produces the protein MAGKNIKVLLVEDNPGDVLLLQELLKEVTTVVVDLMPVERLSEAINYLAKEIFDVILLDLSLPDSQGLETFVIAHHQAKATPIIVLTGINDETLAIRAMQEGAQDYLVKGQVTGDLLVRSMRYAIERQRADDALRHSEERFRVALKNSPIFVYNQDIDLRYTWVYNPPSGLTVEEILGKQDLDIIPGEDAQRLTTIKRGVLTTGIGTREEVSITIKDITRYYDLTVEPLRNESQEILGVTCASIDISERQAALRERKLAEEKIREQAALLDVTTDAICVRDLNNQIIFWNKGAETLYGWKATEAWGKNATELLFDEPSPEIEAALLQATSKGKWQGELTKLTKMGKEILVASRWSLVCSEQGKPKAILTVDTDITDKKHLEAQLFRAQRLESIGTLASGIAHDLNNILTPILAGAQLLPLKFPDADERTRHLLEILEINARRGADLVKQVLSFARGVEGKRITLQLRHLIVEVAKILKETFPRSIQISTDVLQDLWMVSGDSTQLHQVLMNLCVNARDAMPNGGNLSIIAENLLIDENYARMNLEAKEGPYIVITVSDTGVGIPKEILDRIFEPFFTTKDVGKGTGLGLSTVLGIIKSHGGFVNVYSEVGSGTSFKVYLPAVEGMETFTPEELPPQTGHGELILIVDDEVAIQEITKTSLETHNYKTLIANDGIEAIALYAQNRDKISAVLMDIMLPSLDGLTAIRTLQKINPKVRIIASSGLMSENKLSSVAAIGVNTFLVKPYTVNELLVSLQKVLSGAN, from the coding sequence ATGGCAGGTAAAAATATTAAAGTCTTGTTAGTAGAAGATAACCCTGGTGATGTTTTATTATTACAGGAGCTTTTAAAGGAAGTTACCACAGTTGTAGTTGATTTGATGCCCGTTGAGCGGCTTTCGGAAGCAATTAACTACTTAGCAAAGGAAATTTTTGATGTGATTCTACTAGACCTCTCGCTGCCAGATAGCCAGGGGCTAGAAACCTTTGTCATCGCTCACCATCAGGCTAAAGCTACTCCCATAATTGTGCTGACGGGTATAAATGATGAAACCCTAGCAATTAGGGCGATGCAAGAAGGAGCGCAGGATTATTTGGTGAAAGGGCAAGTAACTGGCGACTTGCTGGTACGTTCCATGCGTTATGCCATCGAACGTCAACGGGCAGACGACGCATTGCGCCATAGTGAGGAGCGATTTCGGGTGGCCCTCAAAAACTCTCCCATCTTTGTCTACAACCAAGATATAGATTTACGCTACACCTGGGTTTATAATCCGCCATCTGGATTGACAGTTGAGGAAATATTAGGGAAACAAGACTTGGATATTATCCCAGGTGAAGATGCTCAACGTCTTACCACAATTAAACGTGGGGTGCTAACCACTGGTATAGGAACGCGAGAGGAAGTATCAATTACAATCAAAGATATAACTCGATATTACGATTTGACAGTTGAGCCATTGCGGAATGAGTCGCAAGAAATTCTCGGCGTGACATGCGCCAGTATTGATATTAGCGAACGACAAGCTGCGCTACGCGAACGCAAATTGGCAGAAGAAAAAATCCGCGAACAAGCAGCATTACTAGATGTCACCACAGATGCCATTTGCGTGCGAGATTTAAACAATCAAATTATTTTCTGGAACAAAGGCGCAGAAACACTTTACGGCTGGAAAGCTACAGAAGCTTGGGGCAAAAATGCTACTGAGCTTTTGTTTGACGAACCTTCACCAGAAATCGAAGCGGCTCTTTTACAAGCTACTAGTAAAGGTAAGTGGCAGGGCGAGTTAACTAAACTGACTAAAATGGGAAAGGAAATCCTTGTTGCGAGTCGTTGGAGTTTGGTGTGCAGCGAACAAGGAAAACCTAAAGCGATTCTCACCGTTGACACAGATATTACCGATAAAAAACATCTAGAAGCCCAATTATTTCGCGCCCAACGCTTGGAAAGTATTGGCACCTTAGCTAGTGGCATTGCTCACGACCTCAACAATATCCTGACACCGATTTTGGCAGGAGCGCAACTCTTACCACTCAAATTTCCCGATGCAGATGAGCGGACTCGCCATCTACTGGAAATTTTGGAAATCAATGCTAGACGCGGGGCTGATTTAGTCAAACAGGTGCTGTCCTTTGCACGGGGTGTAGAAGGGAAACGTATCACTTTGCAACTCAGACATCTGATTGTGGAAGTTGCCAAGATTCTTAAAGAGACATTTCCCAGATCCATACAAATCAGCACCGATGTCCTGCAAGATTTGTGGATGGTTTCTGGAGATAGCACCCAACTGCATCAAGTATTGATGAACCTCTGCGTTAATGCCCGCGATGCAATGCCAAATGGCGGTAATTTGAGTATTATTGCTGAAAATCTGTTGATTGATGAAAATTATGCCCGCATGAACCTGGAAGCCAAAGAGGGGCCTTACATAGTAATTACTGTCTCCGATACGGGAGTTGGGATTCCTAAAGAAATCTTAGATAGAATTTTCGAGCCATTCTTTACCACAAAAGATGTTGGAAAAGGCACAGGGTTAGGACTTTCCACCGTGCTGGGAATTATTAAAAGCCACGGTGGTTTTGTGAATGTCTATAGCGAAGTGGGAAGTGGCACTAGCTTTAAGGTTTACTTGCCAGCAGTGGAGGGAATGGAAACATTTACTCCCGAAGAATTGCCACCACAGACGGGACATGGAGAATTGATTTTGATTGTGGATGATGAAGTTGCCATTCAAGAGATTACCAAAACATCACTGGAAACTCATAACTACAAAACCCTAATTGCCAATGATGGCATTGAAGCGATCGCGCTCTACGCTCAAAACCGAGATAAAATTAGTGCCGTACTGATGGATATTATGCTACCATCACTCGATGGTTTAACTGCCATCCGTACCCTGCAAAAAATTAACCCCAAAGTCAGAATTATTGCCAGCAGTGGACTTATGTCTGAAAATAAGCTCAGTTCAGTAGCTGCTATTGGTGTCAATACATTTTTGGTCAAGCCCTATACTGTCAACGAATTATTGGTTTCTTTACAGAAAGTACTATCGGGAGCCAACTAA
- a CDS encoding biotin/lipoate A/B protein ligase family protein, which translates to MYSKLVWRLIPLLEAAGNVQMAIDNWLLEQHQSGKHPSTLRFYTWSPSAISLGYHQRQYPEYWQNLTWQGQKLDLVQRPTGGRAVLHQGDLTYAVVTSGITGSRLQVYEKICEFLIQGWRSLGVELHYGTEGRGYIHNPNCFGTATSADLVLADGTKLIGSAQLRRSRAILQHGSIRLQPDAELFAQVFGAESFTTVQLPQSLSVEKIIADLITAASDCFNMQIELQPLSPSEWEEILAKL; encoded by the coding sequence ATGTATAGCAAGCTGGTGTGGCGACTAATTCCTTTGCTAGAGGCGGCTGGTAATGTGCAAATGGCCATTGACAACTGGTTACTAGAACAGCACCAGTCTGGAAAGCATCCGTCAACTCTGCGCTTTTATACCTGGTCGCCATCTGCCATTTCTCTTGGCTATCATCAACGCCAATACCCTGAATATTGGCAAAATTTGACTTGGCAAGGGCAGAAATTAGATTTAGTGCAACGTCCTACTGGTGGACGGGCCGTATTACACCAAGGTGATTTAACTTACGCTGTAGTCACATCTGGAATTACGGGTAGTCGCCTCCAGGTGTACGAAAAAATTTGTGAGTTTTTGATTCAAGGATGGCGATCGCTCGGCGTAGAATTACATTACGGTACAGAAGGGCGAGGTTACATCCACAACCCTAACTGTTTTGGCACAGCAACCAGTGCAGATTTAGTTTTGGCAGATGGTACCAAACTCATTGGTAGCGCTCAACTGCGACGTAGTAGGGCAATTTTGCAACATGGTTCCATCCGTTTGCAACCCGATGCTGAACTGTTTGCTCAAGTATTTGGTGCAGAATCTTTTACTACTGTACAACTACCTCAAAGTCTGAGTGTGGAAAAGATTATTGCAGATTTAATCACCGCAGCTAGTGATTGTTTTAATATGCAGATAGAGTTACAACCCCTCTCGCCCTCTGAGTGGGAAGAAATTTTGGCAAAACTATGA
- a CDS encoding GAF domain-containing protein, which yields MKAGQIDTEIARLEALRQYQILDTEPEEAYDNLAQLAAFICGTSISLVNFIDENRQWFKAKVGLDVSEMPRSIGLSYLCQERRNVVVVPDTLADEKLANNPVVTGYPYVRFYAGVPLITPKGDMLGTLCVIDQVPKELSQKQVEALVALSRLVIDQLELRRYVTEVSEVTEKLMAQEQAARVQSEAARTRINNLLESITDGFFALDKKSRFTYINGQAERLLQKKQNELLGKNIWEVFPEIIGTTFYREYHRAILEQVSVEFEEFYPPLNCWLQVHAYPAKDGLSIYFQDITERRRTVEALRESEERWQLALHGNNDGIWDWNLKTNEVFFSTRWKEILGYKDHEVSNGWDEWIKRIHPDERDWVLQAFQDHFAKKTPFYVCEYRVQCQDGSYKWILDRGQALWDALGDIVRMVGSYTDITDRKQADEELKRQNLRSQLFAEITLKIRESLQIDEILQTTVTEVQKLLQADRVLIFRLESDGSGTVVQEAVIPGWPVILRKNLFDPCFKEEYIERYRQGRVSAMEDIETAHIQPCHREFLQQFAVRANLVVPILVRDGIWGLLLAHQCAAPRKWNNFETELLKLLANQIGIALSQAQLLEKETQQSQELVRSNAELEQFAYVASHDLQEPLRMVTSYLQLLERRYKNQLDANADQFITYAVDGARRMQTLINDLLNYSRVSTRGQPFKLVDCDVILQQAIANLQIAIADNQAIVTHEPLPEVMADTTQLTQVFQNLIGNAIKFCQNQQPQIHIGVAKPNPNSDKESLNSIPLADEWLFSIRDNGIGLESQYAERIFIIFQRLHGRDKYPGTGIGLAICKKIIERHGGRIWVESKPGQGSTFYFTIPDRAGKQS from the coding sequence ATGAAAGCTGGACAAATTGATACAGAAATAGCGCGGCTAGAAGCCCTCCGCCAGTATCAAATTCTTGACACTGAACCCGAAGAAGCTTACGACAATCTTGCTCAGTTAGCAGCATTTATTTGTGGTACTTCTATCTCTTTGGTAAATTTTATTGATGAAAACCGTCAATGGTTTAAGGCAAAAGTAGGTTTAGATGTATCAGAAATGCCCCGGAGTATTGGGTTATCTTACCTTTGCCAAGAGCGGCGTAACGTTGTGGTGGTTCCTGATACCCTAGCTGACGAAAAATTAGCAAATAATCCGGTAGTAACTGGCTATCCTTATGTACGGTTTTATGCAGGTGTACCCTTAATTACTCCCAAGGGAGATATGCTGGGAACTCTGTGTGTAATTGACCAAGTTCCAAAAGAATTGAGCCAAAAACAAGTAGAGGCGCTTGTGGCTCTGAGTCGCTTGGTAATCGACCAACTAGAACTTAGGCGTTATGTAACTGAGGTATCTGAAGTTACTGAAAAGCTCATGGCACAGGAGCAAGCAGCCCGCGTCCAGTCGGAAGCTGCGAGAACCCGCATCAATAATCTTCTTGAAAGCATCACTGATGGGTTTTTTGCCCTGGATAAAAAGTCGCGATTCACCTACATTAATGGTCAAGCAGAACGGCTGTTGCAAAAAAAACAAAATGAGCTTCTGGGTAAAAACATCTGGGAAGTGTTTCCAGAAATTATCGGCACAACATTTTACCGTGAGTATCACAGGGCAATCTTAGAACAGGTGAGTGTGGAATTTGAGGAGTTTTATCCACCACTAAACTGCTGGCTTCAAGTCCATGCCTATCCTGCAAAAGACGGCTTGTCTATTTATTTTCAAGACATTACTGAACGGCGGCGAACAGTAGAAGCACTACGAGAAAGTGAAGAACGTTGGCAATTAGCATTACATGGTAATAATGATGGCATTTGGGATTGGAACCTTAAGACTAATGAAGTGTTCTTCTCAACTCGGTGGAAGGAAATACTCGGTTATAAAGACCACGAAGTTTCCAACGGTTGGGACGAATGGATAAAACGAATCCACCCCGATGAGCGAGATTGGGTACTTCAAGCCTTCCAAGACCACTTTGCCAAGAAAACACCGTTTTATGTCTGTGAATATCGAGTCCAGTGCCAAGACGGCAGCTATAAATGGATTCTAGATCGAGGACAAGCACTTTGGGACGCATTGGGTGATATAGTTCGAATGGTGGGTTCTTATACAGATATCACAGATCGCAAGCAGGCAGATGAAGAATTAAAGCGGCAGAATTTGCGATCGCAATTATTTGCAGAAATCACCCTGAAAATTCGAGAATCTTTACAAATAGATGAAATTCTTCAAACCACGGTGACAGAGGTACAAAAATTACTCCAAGCTGACCGAGTTTTAATTTTTCGACTAGAGTCTGATGGTTCGGGAACAGTAGTGCAAGAGGCGGTGATACCTGGTTGGCCCGTAATTCTGAGAAAAAATCTTTTTGACCCCTGCTTTAAAGAAGAATACATAGAAAGATATCGCCAGGGCAGAGTCAGTGCTATGGAAGACATTGAAACTGCTCACATTCAACCATGCCATCGAGAATTTCTTCAGCAGTTTGCTGTCAGAGCTAATCTCGTTGTACCAATTCTCGTCAGAGATGGCATTTGGGGCTTGTTGCTGGCTCATCAGTGTGCCGCACCTCGAAAGTGGAATAACTTTGAGACGGAGTTGTTAAAGCTACTAGCTAATCAAATTGGCATTGCTTTATCTCAAGCGCAACTATTAGAAAAAGAAACCCAGCAAAGTCAAGAACTAGTCCGTTCTAATGCGGAATTGGAACAGTTTGCTTATGTGGCTTCCCATGACTTACAAGAGCCGTTACGGATGGTAACAAGTTATTTACAGCTACTAGAGCGAAGATACAAAAATCAACTTGATGCCAATGCCGATCAGTTTATCACCTACGCAGTAGATGGGGCGCGGCGAATGCAGACCCTAATCAACGATTTGTTGAACTATTCCCGCGTCAGCACCCGTGGACAGCCATTTAAGTTAGTTGATTGTGATGTCATCTTACAGCAGGCGATCGCTAATCTCCAAATTGCGATCGCAGATAATCAGGCAATTGTCACTCACGAACCTCTTCCTGAAGTGATGGCTGATACTACCCAACTCACACAAGTATTTCAAAACCTGATTGGCAACGCGATCAAATTTTGCCAGAATCAGCAGCCACAAATTCACATTGGGGTAGCCAAGCCAAATCCAAACTCAGACAAAGAAAGTTTAAATTCTATACCATTGGCAGATGAATGGTTATTCTCGATACGTGATAATGGGATTGGTTTGGAATCCCAGTATGCAGAACGTATTTTTATAATTTTTCAGCGCTTGCACGGTAGAGACAAGTATCCTGGTACTGGAATTGGTCTGGCAATTTGTAAAAAAATTATAGAACGTCACGGCGGCAGGATCTGGGTTGAATCGAAACCGGGTCAAGGCTCGACTTTCTACTTCACAATTCCAGATAGAGCAGGTAAGCAATCGTGA
- a CDS encoding YbjN domain-containing protein gives MASYQETVTSDESINELIAETTGINHLEVIENVIDSLEQDDSAMVSHTPEGGYLWKFKYGSVQVYVQLNGTTDEDTITVWSAVLNLPAKDEPRLLRYLLELNCSSTFEARFGIIENRVVVISTRTLAELSPGEVSRLITIVATIADNNDEALQTEFGAT, from the coding sequence ATGGCAAGCTACCAAGAAACCGTAACTAGTGACGAATCCATTAATGAGCTAATCGCCGAGACAACAGGCATTAACCATCTGGAGGTGATTGAAAATGTCATCGACTCTTTAGAACAAGATGATAGTGCGATGGTTAGCCATACTCCAGAGGGTGGCTATCTCTGGAAGTTTAAGTATGGAAGTGTGCAGGTATATGTCCAACTCAACGGTACAACCGATGAAGACACCATAACGGTTTGGTCTGCGGTGCTAAATTTACCTGCTAAAGATGAACCCAGATTGCTGCGTTATCTGTTGGAGTTGAACTGCTCCAGCACTTTTGAAGCGCGTTTTGGTATTATAGAAAACAGAGTGGTTGTGATCTCAACACGCACCTTAGCGGAGTTATCTCCTGGCGAAGTGTCTCGGCTCATTACCATTGTGGCAACAATCGCTGATAACAACGATGAAGCCTTACAAACTGAATTTGGTGCAACTTAA
- the rppA gene encoding two-component system response regulator RppA, protein MRILLVDDEVELTEPLSRLLTREGYIVDAAFDGTIGSEYAQVGSYDLLILDWMLPGKTGLEICQQLRRQGKTTPVLFLTAKDTLDDRVEGLDAGADDYLVKPFELRELLARVRALLRRSGSQTYETTTGRLTVADLELDCENQVAYRQGRIIELSQKESQLLQYFMEHTGQLMTHAQIMENLWQEEEQPSSNVIAALIRLLRRKIEVGRETALIHTVYGKGYRFGASSVESV, encoded by the coding sequence ATGAGAATTTTATTAGTTGATGATGAAGTTGAACTAACTGAACCCTTGAGTCGCTTGTTGACTCGTGAGGGTTACATTGTGGATGCCGCTTTCGATGGCACAATTGGCAGCGAATATGCACAAGTAGGCAGTTATGACCTACTAATTTTAGATTGGATGCTACCAGGAAAAACGGGGTTAGAAATTTGTCAGCAATTGCGACGACAAGGCAAAACCACTCCCGTGCTGTTTCTCACAGCTAAAGATACTCTCGATGACCGTGTAGAAGGTTTAGATGCTGGCGCGGATGACTATTTAGTTAAACCTTTTGAACTGCGTGAGTTACTAGCTAGAGTCCGGGCTTTATTGCGTCGTTCTGGTTCCCAAACCTATGAAACCACCACCGGACGTTTAACCGTCGCTGATTTAGAACTAGATTGTGAAAATCAAGTCGCCTATCGCCAAGGACGAATAATTGAGCTATCGCAAAAAGAAAGCCAGTTGCTGCAATATTTTATGGAACACACTGGACAGCTAATGACTCATGCCCAAATTATGGAAAATTTGTGGCAAGAGGAAGAACAACCCAGTAGTAATGTGATTGCAGCATTAATTCGTTTGCTGCGTCGTAAGATTGAGGTAGGTAGAGAAACTGCACTGATTCACACAGTCTACGGCAAAGGCTATCGTTTCGGTGCTTCCTCTGTGGAGTCTGTTTAG
- a CDS encoding transposase, producing the protein MIRILGLDVSKSSVSVCLLTEKPEDPRQFYYECPFFKLSADAKGIQDLLALNADIALLEPTGNNYSKLWGTHLARAGVEVRLVGHKELRNYRANHLALPDKDDDADALALACYYFDYQQDPRRFVQIRDREIVRIRELVLRLAHLNRVQSPIMNRVRQDLAWQFPEVALVKSRRGESGEPPLLWGWLAGIRKSKRYDCLYSQTVGLGITDTVRQHALRICNLQSEEYVIEAELRELLADSRFEHYRTVFKMFGFGDRLSSVIISQIYPIEGFLDADGKPEVRIRQGRNSKKPTKRHLSLRRFQKALGAAPSMEASGDSRKSKVVGGSDLCRKSLWQWVFTRIEPKRSRLKNDIGKTLGEQLDTEKAAGRPVKLVRNRIAAKGARLLFRELVKGLK; encoded by the coding sequence ATGATTAGAATTTTAGGGCTTGATGTTAGCAAGTCCTCAGTTTCGGTTTGTCTGCTTACGGAGAAGCCCGAAGATCCACGTCAATTTTATTATGAATGTCCGTTCTTTAAGTTGAGCGCTGATGCAAAGGGAATTCAAGATTTACTCGCCCTCAACGCGGATATTGCATTACTGGAGCCGACTGGCAATAATTACAGCAAGCTTTGGGGCACTCATTTAGCCCGTGCCGGGGTAGAAGTGAGGTTAGTAGGTCACAAGGAATTACGAAATTATCGAGCGAATCACCTGGCACTACCTGATAAAGATGATGATGCAGACGCTCTGGCACTGGCTTGTTACTACTTTGATTACCAACAAGACCCGCGTCGATTTGTCCAAATTCGCGATCGCGAAATAGTCAGAATTCGAGAACTAGTTTTGCGACTGGCTCACCTGAATCGCGTTCAGTCTCCGATCATGAATCGGGTGCGTCAAGATTTAGCGTGGCAGTTTCCAGAAGTTGCACTAGTAAAGTCCCGGCGGGGTGAATCTGGTGAACCACCTTTGCTCTGGGGTTGGCTTGCTGGAATTCGCAAAAGTAAGCGTTATGACTGCCTTTACTCCCAAACAGTAGGCTTGGGCATCACTGACACCGTTCGCCAACACGCTTTGAGGATCTGCAATCTCCAAAGTGAGGAATACGTCATCGAGGCAGAGTTACGAGAACTGCTTGCTGATTCACGATTTGAGCATTACCGCACAGTTTTTAAAATGTTTGGGTTTGGCGATCGCCTTTCATCGGTCATCATTTCCCAGATTTACCCGATTGAGGGATTCCTAGATGCAGATGGTAAACCAGAGGTGAGGATACGCCAGGGGCGAAATTCTAAAAAGCCTACCAAACGCCACCTTTCATTGAGAAGATTTCAGAAAGCTTTGGGCGCTGCTCCCTCAATGGAAGCGTCAGGAGATAGCCGTAAATCTAAAGTAGTGGGCGGTTCAGATTTGTGCCGTAAGTCTTTGTGGCAGTGGGTATTTACGAGAATTGAACCGAAGCGATCGCGCCTCAAGAATGATATTGGTAAAACTTTGGGGGAACAGTTAGACACTGAAAAAGCTGCGGGCCGTCCTGTGAAGCTTGTTAGGAATCGGATTGCAGCCAAAGGAGCAAGGTTACTGTTTAGAGAATTAGTTAAAGGCTTGAAGTGA
- the hisG gene encoding ATP phosphoribosyltransferase has translation MLTVALPKGELLKNSIRLLQSVGLDFSAFLDSGTRQLQIPDTKGLAKALLVRAQDVPVYVEYGQAQLGVVGYDVLREKQPQVAHLVDLQFGYCRMSVAVQASSSYRSPLDLPPHGRVASKYVNCAREYFHSLDLPVEIVPLYGSVELGPITGMSEAIVDLVSTGRTMRENGLIEIATLYESTARLIAHPLSYRMNTGNVSDVIAKLREAVLVEV, from the coding sequence ATGCTGACTGTTGCATTGCCAAAAGGGGAACTCCTTAAAAATAGCATCCGCTTGCTACAATCTGTGGGATTAGATTTTAGCGCTTTTTTAGATTCAGGAACTCGCCAACTTCAAATTCCTGATACTAAGGGACTTGCAAAAGCTTTGTTGGTGCGGGCGCAGGATGTGCCTGTCTATGTAGAATATGGTCAAGCACAACTGGGTGTTGTTGGTTACGATGTGCTGCGGGAGAAGCAGCCGCAAGTCGCCCACTTGGTAGATTTGCAGTTTGGGTATTGTCGGATGTCAGTGGCGGTACAAGCATCAAGTTCTTACCGATCGCCTTTAGATTTACCACCGCATGGTAGAGTTGCTTCAAAATATGTGAATTGCGCTCGTGAATATTTTCACAGTCTAGATTTACCCGTGGAAATCGTACCGTTGTATGGTTCAGTGGAATTAGGCCCGATTACTGGAATGTCAGAAGCGATCGTGGATTTGGTTTCTACAGGGCGGACTATGCGCGAAAATGGTTTAATTGAAATCGCTACCCTGTATGAAAGCACAGCGCGGTTGATTGCCCATCCTCTGAGTTACCGTATGAACACAGGTAATGTGAGTGATGTAATTGCCAAGCTGCGGGAAGCAGTTTTGGTAGAGGTTTAA
- a CDS encoding response regulator, whose protein sequence is MSVITAIMPIEVLLVEDNPGDAQLTRIALEDSKISINLNVVEDGVEAMAFLRKQEKYVKAVHPDIVLLDLNLPRKDGREVLAEIKGDEKLKRIPVVILTTSQAEEDILKAYNLCANCYITKPVDFDQFVKIVQSIENFWFAIVKLPPE, encoded by the coding sequence GTGAGCGTTATAACAGCGATTATGCCTATTGAGGTTTTGTTAGTAGAGGACAATCCTGGCGATGCCCAACTTACACGCATCGCCTTAGAAGATAGTAAAATCTCGATTAACCTCAACGTCGTCGAAGATGGTGTGGAGGCGATGGCATTCTTGCGAAAACAAGAAAAATATGTTAAGGCAGTCCATCCCGATATTGTGTTGCTCGATTTAAATCTCCCCAGAAAAGATGGGCGGGAGGTACTGGCAGAAATCAAAGGAGATGAAAAGCTCAAGCGAATTCCTGTGGTAATTCTGACGACTTCCCAAGCTGAAGAAGACATCCTCAAAGCATATAATTTATGTGCAAACTGTTATATAACTAAGCCAGTAGATTTCGATCAATTCGTTAAAATTGTACAATCAATAGAAAATTTTTGGTTTGCGATCGTAAAACTGCCACCGGAGTAG
- the ychF gene encoding redox-regulated ATPase YchF, which translates to MLRAGIVGLPNVGKSTLFNAVVANAKAEAANFPFCTIEPNVGVVAVPDERLNVLAKIATSVQTIPARVEFVDIAGLVKGASQGEGLGNQFLSHIREVDAIVHVVRCFENDDIIHVAGSVDPARDIEIINIELGLSDLSQIERRIDRTRKQARTNKDAQFEITVLEKLAAALNEGKSVRQISLNEEEEVIIKGLDLLTYKPIIYAANVSEDELATGNHFVETVRQIAATENAQVVIVSAQVEAELVELPEEDKADFLASLGVEEGGLKSLIRATYSLLGLRTYFTCGPKETRAWTINAGMSAPQAAGVIHSDFERGFIRAETVAYKDLVTTGSMNAAKEKGLVRSEGKEYVVQEGDVMLFRFNV; encoded by the coding sequence ATGCTAAGAGCCGGAATTGTCGGACTTCCCAACGTCGGAAAATCTACTTTATTTAATGCTGTAGTTGCTAATGCCAAGGCAGAAGCAGCTAACTTCCCTTTTTGCACGATTGAACCGAATGTCGGCGTTGTCGCAGTACCGGATGAACGGTTAAATGTTCTTGCTAAGATTGCCACTTCGGTACAAACTATCCCGGCGCGGGTGGAATTTGTAGATATTGCTGGTTTAGTTAAAGGTGCAAGTCAGGGTGAGGGACTAGGAAACCAATTCCTGTCCCACATCCGAGAAGTTGATGCGATTGTCCATGTGGTACGTTGTTTTGAAAATGACGATATTATCCACGTTGCTGGTTCTGTTGATCCAGCACGAGATATTGAAATCATTAATATAGAATTGGGTTTATCAGATTTATCACAAATTGAGCGGCGAATTGATCGCACTCGCAAACAAGCTCGTACCAACAAAGATGCACAGTTTGAAATCACAGTTTTAGAAAAATTAGCTGCGGCTTTAAATGAAGGTAAATCAGTGCGTCAGATAAGTTTGAATGAAGAAGAAGAAGTAATTATTAAAGGGCTGGATTTGCTCACTTATAAACCGATTATCTACGCCGCGAATGTATCTGAAGATGAGTTGGCAACTGGTAATCATTTTGTGGAAACAGTGCGGCAAATCGCAGCAACAGAAAATGCCCAAGTTGTGATAGTTTCGGCTCAAGTTGAAGCTGAATTAGTGGAATTACCAGAGGAAGATAAAGCTGATTTTCTTGCGTCTTTAGGTGTGGAAGAAGGCGGTTTGAAATCGTTGATTCGGGCAACTTACTCGCTTCTAGGCTTGCGGACATATTTTACCTGCGGCCCCAAAGAAACCCGCGCTTGGACAATTAATGCCGGAATGTCTGCACCTCAAGCTGCTGGTGTAATCCACAGTGATTTTGAGCGGGGATTTATTCGCGCTGAAACTGTCGCTTATAAAGATTTGGTAACAACTGGTTCGATGAATGCTGCGAAGGAAAAAGGGTTGGTTCGCAGTGAAGGAAAAGAGTATGTTGTGCAGGAAGGGGATGTAATGTTGTTCCGATTTAATGTGTAG